In a single window of the Streptomyces sp. NBC_00094 genome:
- a CDS encoding cytosine permease: MTDTVTTPTPEPGGDTSQALAAPGEVAAPPGPRRSYAKLAADESREDYSLRYAPHSFRRWSPGTVAGTALGGIAYLADFAIGASIVFTYGFGSGLASILTAAAIIFLTGIPIARACATYGLDMDLITRGAGFGYFGSTLTSLIYASFTFIFFALEGSIMAQAMHQAVGLPVEVGYLVTTLIVIPIVFRGMGALAKVQAWTQPVWIVGMVLPFVVLAFEAPDAWGAFGSFGGTEGAGAGFSWIGFGLGTGVALSLIAQIGEQADYLRFMPAKTEATRRRWNLAVLAAGPGWVVIGAAKQLGGAFLAFVALEAVGKTHALEPIAPQIEALKPWLGTFALPAAALFVIVSQVKINVTNAYSGSLSWSNFFSRVTHRHPGRVWYIFLNLAIALTLMEMNMFAALNKLLGFYSNVGIAWIVAVAADLVINKRAGWSPPYIEFKRAYLYAVNPAGFGAMAIASVVSILAFFGLFGRYAEAFSTFIAAGLALVLCPLIAWATKGRYYLARPNPVTGPGADVVDERATHTCAECETAYELPDIADCPVRSGPVCSLCCSLDADCGDVCRKDPRGAGAPVLMPLPTVPKATPKAVSEALPGA; this comes from the coding sequence ATGACGGACACGGTCACCACGCCCACCCCGGAGCCGGGTGGGGACACCTCCCAGGCCCTCGCGGCCCCGGGGGAGGTCGCAGCGCCGCCCGGGCCCCGGCGAAGCTACGCCAAGCTGGCCGCGGACGAGAGCCGCGAGGACTACTCGCTGCGCTACGCGCCGCACTCCTTCCGGCGCTGGTCGCCCGGCACCGTGGCCGGTACCGCCCTCGGTGGTATCGCCTACCTCGCGGACTTCGCGATCGGCGCCTCGATCGTCTTCACCTACGGCTTCGGCAGCGGCCTCGCCTCGATCCTCACCGCCGCCGCGATCATCTTCCTCACCGGCATCCCCATCGCCCGGGCCTGCGCGACGTACGGCCTGGACATGGACCTGATCACGCGGGGCGCCGGCTTCGGCTACTTCGGCTCCACTCTGACCTCCCTGATCTACGCCTCCTTCACCTTCATCTTCTTCGCGCTCGAAGGCTCGATCATGGCCCAGGCCATGCACCAGGCCGTCGGCCTCCCGGTCGAGGTCGGCTACCTGGTCACGACGCTGATCGTCATCCCGATCGTCTTCCGCGGGATGGGCGCGCTGGCCAAGGTGCAGGCCTGGACGCAGCCGGTCTGGATCGTCGGCATGGTGCTGCCCTTCGTCGTCCTCGCCTTCGAGGCCCCCGATGCCTGGGGCGCCTTCGGCTCCTTCGGCGGTACGGAGGGTGCCGGCGCGGGCTTCTCGTGGATCGGCTTCGGGCTCGGCACGGGCGTCGCGCTCTCCCTGATCGCACAGATCGGCGAGCAGGCCGACTACCTGCGCTTCATGCCCGCGAAGACGGAGGCCACCAGGCGCCGATGGAACCTCGCCGTGCTCGCCGCCGGCCCCGGCTGGGTCGTCATCGGCGCGGCCAAGCAGCTCGGCGGCGCCTTCCTCGCCTTCGTCGCCCTGGAGGCCGTCGGCAAGACCCACGCCCTGGAGCCGATCGCTCCGCAGATCGAGGCGCTCAAGCCCTGGCTGGGCACGTTCGCCCTGCCCGCCGCCGCGCTCTTCGTGATCGTCTCCCAGGTGAAGATCAACGTCACCAACGCCTACAGCGGCTCGCTGTCCTGGTCGAACTTCTTCTCCCGCGTCACCCACCGCCACCCCGGCCGCGTCTGGTACATCTTCCTCAACCTCGCCATCGCGCTGACGTTGATGGAGATGAACATGTTCGCGGCCCTCAACAAGCTGCTCGGGTTCTACTCCAACGTCGGCATCGCCTGGATCGTGGCCGTCGCCGCCGACCTCGTCATCAACAAGCGGGCCGGCTGGAGCCCCCCGTACATCGAGTTCAAGCGCGCCTACCTGTACGCCGTGAACCCGGCCGGCTTCGGGGCCATGGCCATCGCCTCGGTCGTCTCGATCCTCGCCTTCTTCGGTCTCTTCGGCAGATACGCGGAGGCGTTCTCCACCTTCATCGCCGCCGGTCTCGCCCTCGTCCTCTGCCCGCTGATCGCCTGGGCGACCAAGGGCCGCTACTACCTCGCCCGCCCGAACCCGGTCACCGGACCCGGAGCGGATGTGGTCGACGAGCGGGCGACCCACACCTGCGCGGAGTGCGAGACGGCGTACGAGCTGCCCGACATCGCCGACTGCCCGGTGCGGTCCGGGCCCGTCTGCTCCCTCTGCTGCTCGCTCGACGCCGACTGCGGCGACGTCTGCCGCAAGGACCCCCGCGGTGCCGGCGCCCCCGTCCTGATGCCGCTGCCGACCGTCCCCAAGGCCACCCCCAAGGCTGTCTCCGAGGCCCTGCCCGGGGCGTGA
- a CDS encoding SPOR domain-containing protein, with product MSDSGAVLPWLVIRQDDNGNRYRVGRYATRDEAQKIADSLDDSGHQQLYWIERVGSPAL from the coding sequence ATGAGCGACAGCGGCGCCGTTCTTCCCTGGCTTGTCATACGGCAGGACGACAACGGCAACCGCTACCGCGTGGGGCGGTACGCGACCAGGGACGAGGCCCAGAAGATCGCGGACAGCCTCGACGACAGCGGTCACCAGCAGCTCTACTGGATCGAGCGCGTCGGCAGCCCGGCCCTCTGA
- a CDS encoding (deoxy)nucleoside triphosphate pyrophosphohydrolase has protein sequence MTERTTDPTAPHEHHHADDPGVVVVVAGAVYDRGRLLAARRSAPVELAGRWELPGGKLEPGEIPEEALVRELREELGVEAEPGERIPGEWPLKPGYVLRVWTVRLLSGEPRPLEDHDELRWLSRHELDSVDWLDQDRPAVAEAALRLPAAPADGARG, from the coding sequence ATGACGGAACGCACCACCGACCCCACCGCACCCCACGAGCACCACCACGCCGACGACCCCGGTGTCGTGGTCGTCGTCGCGGGAGCCGTGTACGACCGGGGGCGCCTGCTTGCCGCGCGCCGCAGCGCCCCCGTCGAGCTCGCCGGCCGCTGGGAGCTGCCCGGCGGCAAGCTCGAACCGGGCGAGATCCCCGAAGAGGCCCTGGTCAGAGAGTTGCGCGAGGAGCTCGGCGTCGAGGCCGAACCGGGGGAGCGCATCCCCGGCGAGTGGCCATTGAAGCCCGGGTACGTGCTCCGGGTGTGGACCGTCCGGCTGCTCTCCGGCGAGCCGCGCCCCCTGGAGGACCACGACGAACTCCGCTGGCTCTCCCGGCACGAGCTGGACTCGGTCGACTGGCTCGATCAGGACCGCCCCGCCGTCGCCGAGGCCGCGCTGAGGCTGCCGGCGGCGCCCGCCGACGGAGCGCGCGGCTGA
- a CDS encoding ATP-binding protein, producing the protein MIDTDGDCAEWNFPAEANAVRAARHAVRETLRVWELDAALVDVTVLLVSELVTNSLRYASGPIGVRLVRPRRDGAAPVPHPALLVEVSDPLPDPPTERPAGPEDEGGRGLGLVACSARRWGTRKGSTGKTVWFELALPGE; encoded by the coding sequence GTGATCGACACCGACGGCGACTGTGCCGAGTGGAACTTCCCGGCAGAGGCCAATGCCGTGCGCGCCGCCCGCCACGCGGTGCGCGAGACCCTGAGGGTCTGGGAGCTCGACGCCGCCCTCGTCGATGTGACCGTCCTGCTGGTCAGCGAGCTGGTGACCAACTCCCTGCGGTACGCCTCCGGGCCCATCGGCGTCCGCCTGGTCCGCCCCCGCCGCGACGGCGCCGCCCCCGTCCCGCACCCGGCGCTGCTCGTGGAGGTTTCGGATCCGCTTCCGGATCCTCCGACGGAGAGGCCCGCGGGACCGGAGGACGAAGGGGGGCGCGGACTCGGTCTCGTGGCCTGTTCTGCACGGCGCTGGGGGACCCGTAAAGGAAGTACGGGCAAAACCGTATGGTTCGAGCTGGCTCTCCCTGGTGAGTAA
- a CDS encoding SpoIIE family protein phosphatase, with product MSEISETASGVVWQSSPPGSLYDYIRVASFSIGPDGLVEQWSRRAVDLFGVTAEEARGKDPVEAFMPADLRERGHRRVREILDGKEWTGLVPFRMPGEEQPRGVAEMYVMPSETESGERAALCIVVDVRALRRIETDLAASQAIFGQSPFGFLLFGTDLTVQRANQRFATVFGGTADDHRGRTVHDYLARSEADRMTAALRRVLETGESVTDLQIVGAAPGARDRRHWSINLYRVHSGTGRPIGVAGLGIDVTRRHNAAREAASARRNLALLNEAGARIGNSLDLEATARELLDVAVPGFCDLASVDLYQGLLTGDEAPPGRWGNSHDVGYGAGSAELRRVAFASAVSDTPLRTDEGHAPGGGCCGPVPIEVGAVHRYPFNSPCAGALRTGRIRTVPGAEGELVRSTLVVPMVAHDTVVGLVQFSRTKGSEPFGERDRALAVELAARAAVCIDNARLYRREHERALILQRSLLPPGDPEAAGLDIACRYLPGAAATEVGGDWFDVIELPGHRTALVIGDVMGRGLRAAVAMGELRTAVRTLAQLDLEPAEVLSHLDEIARGLGAPIGTQQSRTHKSRGPELSEVYLATCVYAVYDPVTRRCTFANAGHLPPVLVEPGEEALLLDVPPGMPLGVGGEPFEEVEVELPEGALLALYTDGLVESRDHPLDEGLSAFRRALTDPARPLEDVCDRVLTSLDTGHGEDDIALLMARIQGLPSEAVGDWRLPREPRSVGKARELARTQLKEWDLEPLVDTVELLVSELVTNALRYGEGEIRLRLLRDRTLVCEVWDAGLVQPRRRRARDTDEGGRGLQLVGLLSSSWGSRRTPRGKTVWFELALPDGEGTAEPTVEQLLSMF from the coding sequence GTGAGCGAGATATCCGAGACGGCGAGCGGCGTCGTGTGGCAGAGCAGCCCGCCCGGCTCCCTCTATGACTACATCCGGGTCGCGTCCTTCTCGATCGGGCCCGACGGCCTCGTCGAGCAGTGGAGCAGGCGGGCCGTCGACCTCTTCGGCGTCACCGCCGAGGAGGCCAGGGGCAAGGACCCGGTCGAGGCCTTCATGCCCGCCGACCTGCGAGAGCGCGGTCACCGGCGGGTCAGGGAGATCCTCGACGGCAAGGAATGGACGGGCCTCGTCCCCTTCCGAATGCCGGGCGAGGAGCAGCCCCGCGGCGTCGCCGAGATGTACGTCATGCCGAGCGAGACCGAGTCCGGGGAGCGGGCCGCGCTGTGCATCGTCGTCGATGTGCGCGCCCTCCGCCGGATCGAGACCGACCTCGCCGCCTCGCAGGCGATTTTCGGTCAATCTCCCTTCGGCTTTCTCCTCTTCGGCACCGATCTCACCGTGCAGCGGGCCAATCAGCGCTTCGCCACCGTCTTCGGCGGCACCGCCGACGACCACCGGGGCCGGACCGTCCACGACTACCTCGCCCGGTCCGAGGCCGACCGGATGACCGCCGCCCTCCGGCGGGTACTGGAGACCGGGGAGTCCGTCACCGACCTCCAGATCGTCGGCGCCGCGCCCGGCGCCAGGGACCGCCGTCACTGGTCGATCAACCTCTACCGGGTGCACAGCGGAACGGGCCGCCCGATCGGCGTCGCGGGCCTCGGCATCGACGTCACCCGCCGCCACAACGCGGCCCGCGAAGCAGCCAGCGCCCGCCGCAACCTCGCCCTCCTCAACGAGGCCGGCGCCCGCATCGGCAACTCCCTCGACCTGGAGGCCACCGCCCGCGAGCTCCTCGACGTCGCCGTCCCCGGCTTCTGCGACCTCGCCTCCGTCGACCTCTACCAAGGCCTGCTGACCGGCGACGAGGCACCGCCCGGCCGCTGGGGGAACTCCCACGACGTCGGCTACGGGGCGGGCAGCGCCGAGCTCCGCAGGGTCGCCTTCGCCAGCGCCGTCTCGGACACCCCCCTCAGAACCGACGAGGGGCACGCGCCGGGCGGCGGCTGTTGCGGACCCGTACCGATCGAGGTCGGGGCCGTCCACCGCTACCCCTTCAACTCGCCGTGCGCCGGGGCCCTGCGGACCGGCCGCATCCGGACGGTGCCGGGCGCCGAGGGCGAGCTCGTCCGATCCACCCTGGTCGTCCCGATGGTCGCCCACGACACCGTCGTCGGCCTCGTCCAGTTCTCCCGCACCAAGGGCAGCGAGCCCTTCGGAGAGCGGGACCGGGCCCTCGCCGTCGAACTCGCGGCCCGCGCCGCCGTCTGCATCGACAACGCACGCCTCTACCGCCGCGAGCACGAGCGGGCCCTCATCCTCCAGCGCAGCCTGCTCCCGCCCGGCGACCCCGAGGCCGCGGGCCTCGACATCGCCTGCCGCTACCTCCCCGGCGCCGCCGCCACCGAGGTCGGCGGCGACTGGTTCGACGTCATCGAACTGCCCGGGCACCGCACCGCCCTCGTCATCGGGGACGTCATGGGGCGCGGCCTGCGCGCCGCCGTCGCCATGGGTGAACTGCGCACCGCCGTCCGCACCCTCGCCCAACTCGACCTGGAGCCGGCCGAGGTCCTCTCCCACCTCGACGAGATCGCCCGCGGCCTCGGCGCCCCCATCGGCACCCAGCAGTCCCGCACGCACAAGTCCCGCGGCCCCGAACTCTCCGAGGTCTACCTCGCCACCTGCGTCTACGCGGTGTACGACCCGGTCACCCGCCGCTGCACCTTCGCCAACGCGGGCCACCTCCCGCCCGTCCTCGTCGAACCCGGCGAGGAGGCCCTGCTGCTCGACGTACCCCCCGGGATGCCGCTCGGGGTCGGCGGCGAACCCTTCGAGGAGGTCGAGGTCGAACTCCCCGAGGGCGCCCTCCTCGCCCTCTACACCGACGGGCTCGTCGAATCCCGCGACCATCCCCTGGACGAGGGGCTCAGCGCCTTCCGGCGCGCCCTCACCGATCCGGCGCGCCCGCTCGAAGACGTCTGCGACCGGGTCCTGACCAGCCTGGACACCGGACACGGCGAGGACGACATCGCCCTCCTCATGGCCAGGATCCAGGGCCTGCCCAGCGAGGCCGTGGGCGACTGGCGGCTGCCCAGGGAGCCCCGCTCGGTCGGCAAGGCCCGCGAACTGGCCCGCACCCAGCTGAAGGAGTGGGACCTCGAACCGCTCGTCGACACCGTCGAACTCCTCGTCAGCGAGCTCGTCACCAACGCGCTGCGCTACGGCGAGGGAGAGATCCGGCTGCGCCTGCTGCGCGACCGCACCCTCGTCTGCGAGGTCTGGGACGCGGGCCTGGTCCAGCCCCGGCGCCGACGTGCCCGGGACACCGACGAGGGAGGACGGGGCCTCCAACTGGTCGGGCTGCTCAGCTCCTCCTGGGGATCCCGCCGCACCCCGCGCGGCAAGACCGTCTGGTTCGAACTGGCCCTGCCGGACGGCGAGGGGACGGCGGAACCCACGGTGGAACAGCTCCTCAGCATGTTCTGA